Proteins encoded together in one Drosophila albomicans strain 15112-1751.03 chromosome 2R, ASM965048v2, whole genome shotgun sequence window:
- the LOC117576098 gene encoding zinc finger protein weckle-like isoform X2 → MRMEDELSGVLCKECYTLISELIDFAEHVNKVQVIFEVLRSSEPHKQLDVDALRQQYGLRDGQWTHIIKPVLEMERNNEAIETPNALPKQEFVEGENEHLPIEEIIIAGGDDTKDDDVKKQRGRGRPIREHSQLQAATKAESSDSDNEKPIQESLDAELELLPQPGSGSSAEPCDFLTSSDVDEDVDLETSSKRRKLKCNWCSKVYLNPASYQKHLRVGCRKIERRTKMDKNTYCELCDKTLSSAGALKLHKEGMHENAKPFICDHCGKQLKTITALNEHLLVHTEERPFNCSVCKAAFKNKARLKMHYQTHEEPNYICNVCGKKLQTRRTWNMHKLVHSEDRKFKCDVCGALFKRSKTLKRHLISHTGLRPYVCKYCKKTFACNANCRAHKLKKHPNELQKEDSGDSPARLQVPTLEELRVMSQKHSK, encoded by the exons aTGCGAATGGAGGATGAGTTGAGTGGGGTGCTCTGCAAGGAGTGCTATACATTGATAAGCGAGCTAATCGATTTCGCTGAACACGTCAACAAGGTGCAGGTAATCTTTGAAGTGTTGCGCAGCTCAGAGCCCCACAAACAGCTGGATGTGGATGCGCTGCGACAGCAGTATGGACTGCGAGATGGTCAGTGGACGCATATCATTAAACCTGTGTTAGAAATGGAGAGAAACAATGAGGCCATAGAAACTCCGAATGCGTTGCCAAAACAAGAGTTTGTTGAGGGCGAAAATGAGCACTTGCCAATTGAGGAGATTATCATTGCTGGCGGAGATGACACTAAAGACGACGATGTCAAAAAACAGCGTGGCAGAGGAAGACCCATAAGGGAGCACAGCCAACTGCAGGCAGCCACTAAAGCCGAGAGCAGTGATAGTGATAATGAGAAACCAATTCAAGAAAGTCTCGATGCTGAGTTGGAGTTACTGCCTCAACCTGGCAGTGGTTCCTCTGCGGAACCATGTGATTTTTTAACCAGCAGCGATGTAGACGAAGATGTCGATCTAGAAACGTCATCGAAGCGCCGTAAACTCAAGTGCAATTGGTGCTCCAAAGTGTACTTAAATCCTGCCTCCTATCAAAAGCATTTGCGCGTTGGTTGTCGCAAGATCGAGCGACGCACCAAAATGGATAAGAACACCTATTGCGAACTGTGTGACAAGACGTTGTCGTCGGCAGGAGCATTAAAGCTTCATAAAGAAGGCATGCATGAGAATGCCAAGCCCTTTATATGTGATCATTGTGGCAAGCAACTAAAGACAATTACAGCATTGAATGAACATCTTCTGGTCCACACCGAGGAACGTCCTTTCAACTGTTCTGTCTGCAAAGCGGCATTCAAAAACAAGGCCAGACTGAAGATGCATTATCAAACGCACGAGGAACCAAATTACATTTGTAATGTGTGTGGGAAAAAGTTGCAGACACGTCGCACTTGGAATATGCACAAATTAGTGCATAGCGAAGATCGTAAATTCAAGTGTGATGTCTGCGGTGCTTTGTTCAAGCGGTCGAAAACACTTAAAAGACATTTGATTAGCCACACAGGACTGCGGCCATATGTTTGTAAATACTGTAAGAAAACATTTGCATGTAATGCAAATTGTCGAGCTCACAAGTTGAAAAAGCATCCGAATGAACTGCAAAAAGAGGATAGTGGCGATTCACCAGCGAGACTACAAGTACCCACATTGGAGGAGCTACGTGTTAT gTCCCAAAagcattcaaaatga
- the LOC117576098 gene encoding zinc finger protein weckle-like isoform X1 translates to MRCNQHAAVVSILFINILIRSTTMSEHNEQVSIDSHWLNWCRLCAKDDIGGNVRVYTSGKENTWNSVLIMAIRKYFDVHMRMEDELSGVLCKECYTLISELIDFAEHVNKVQVIFEVLRSSEPHKQLDVDALRQQYGLRDGQWTHIIKPVLEMERNNEAIETPNALPKQEFVEGENEHLPIEEIIIAGGDDTKDDDVKKQRGRGRPIREHSQLQAATKAESSDSDNEKPIQESLDAELELLPQPGSGSSAEPCDFLTSSDVDEDVDLETSSKRRKLKCNWCSKVYLNPASYQKHLRVGCRKIERRTKMDKNTYCELCDKTLSSAGALKLHKEGMHENAKPFICDHCGKQLKTITALNEHLLVHTEERPFNCSVCKAAFKNKARLKMHYQTHEEPNYICNVCGKKLQTRRTWNMHKLVHSEDRKFKCDVCGALFKRSKTLKRHLISHTGLRPYVCKYCKKTFACNANCRAHKLKKHPNELQKEDSGDSPARLQVPTLEELRVMSQKHSK, encoded by the exons ATGCGATGTAATCAACATGCCGCTGTAGTAtcaatattgtttataaatattttaatccgATCCACAACGATGTCGGAACATAATGAACAAGTTAGTATTGATAGCCATTGGCTGAACTGGTGTAGGCTATGTGCCAAGGATGACATTGGCGGAAATGTGAGAGTATATACCAGCGGCAAAGAAAATACATGGAACAGTGTTTTGATAATGgcaattagaaaatattttgatgtgCAT aTGCGAATGGAGGATGAGTTGAGTGGGGTGCTCTGCAAGGAGTGCTATACATTGATAAGCGAGCTAATCGATTTCGCTGAACACGTCAACAAGGTGCAGGTAATCTTTGAAGTGTTGCGCAGCTCAGAGCCCCACAAACAGCTGGATGTGGATGCGCTGCGACAGCAGTATGGACTGCGAGATGGTCAGTGGACGCATATCATTAAACCTGTGTTAGAAATGGAGAGAAACAATGAGGCCATAGAAACTCCGAATGCGTTGCCAAAACAAGAGTTTGTTGAGGGCGAAAATGAGCACTTGCCAATTGAGGAGATTATCATTGCTGGCGGAGATGACACTAAAGACGACGATGTCAAAAAACAGCGTGGCAGAGGAAGACCCATAAGGGAGCACAGCCAACTGCAGGCAGCCACTAAAGCCGAGAGCAGTGATAGTGATAATGAGAAACCAATTCAAGAAAGTCTCGATGCTGAGTTGGAGTTACTGCCTCAACCTGGCAGTGGTTCCTCTGCGGAACCATGTGATTTTTTAACCAGCAGCGATGTAGACGAAGATGTCGATCTAGAAACGTCATCGAAGCGCCGTAAACTCAAGTGCAATTGGTGCTCCAAAGTGTACTTAAATCCTGCCTCCTATCAAAAGCATTTGCGCGTTGGTTGTCGCAAGATCGAGCGACGCACCAAAATGGATAAGAACACCTATTGCGAACTGTGTGACAAGACGTTGTCGTCGGCAGGAGCATTAAAGCTTCATAAAGAAGGCATGCATGAGAATGCCAAGCCCTTTATATGTGATCATTGTGGCAAGCAACTAAAGACAATTACAGCATTGAATGAACATCTTCTGGTCCACACCGAGGAACGTCCTTTCAACTGTTCTGTCTGCAAAGCGGCATTCAAAAACAAGGCCAGACTGAAGATGCATTATCAAACGCACGAGGAACCAAATTACATTTGTAATGTGTGTGGGAAAAAGTTGCAGACACGTCGCACTTGGAATATGCACAAATTAGTGCATAGCGAAGATCGTAAATTCAAGTGTGATGTCTGCGGTGCTTTGTTCAAGCGGTCGAAAACACTTAAAAGACATTTGATTAGCCACACAGGACTGCGGCCATATGTTTGTAAATACTGTAAGAAAACATTTGCATGTAATGCAAATTGTCGAGCTCACAAGTTGAAAAAGCATCCGAATGAACTGCAAAAAGAGGATAGTGGCGATTCACCAGCGAGACTACAAGTACCCACATTGGAGGAGCTACGTGTTAT gTCCCAAAagcattcaaaatga
- the LOC117576097 gene encoding zinc finger protein weckle-like isoform X2 — MLCSDCYTLMNDLINFIEIVNKVQPIFELLRHTEDGDHIDVLSLRQQYGLQTNFKIELTDVQMLSDDDKEDALVRRKRGRPRINKTTAENTCEEEQSINVEVLPLEVYEEGVEEDLVENHIWLEDVEQLEAQKVSNVINRKRGRSPVTLKIEKLESTAPYEDLDVLSQNSATESVYEVKLEPDKSKDLINDSHNAVDTEATPIKRKRGRPRKNQIQMIEAVNLNDVTNASKCKNMALARLLLASPEPESHITEIDAEDEQSNSLTRRAVTCNICHKELSSESGLRQHNERVHMKRKPVVCDCCGKRVNNSSELKEHMLVHTDERPFSCPVCSASFKNKKRLNIHSQTHGMPKYECEICGKKLQTRAIWNKHKYVHSNERRFKCTICGTATKHSTALKVHLLSHTGFRPYACKYCNKAFASGANCRDHKMKKHPEEFAKDDDKSSRIQSVPTLDELRALAEGMEKGERLRKPRYSNNK; from the exons ATGCTGTGCAGTGATTGCTATACATTAATGaatgatttaataaattttatcgAAATCGTCAACAAGGTGCAGCCAATCTTCGAGTTGTTGCGCCACACCGAAGATGGCGATCATATCGATGTGTTGTCCTTGCGTCAGCAATATGGACTTCagacaaattttaaaattgagcTTACGGATGTCCAAATGCTGAGTGATGATGACAAAGAGGATGCATTAGTAAGAAGGAAGCGCGGTCGTCCGCGAATTAATAAAACCACAGCAGAAAACACGTGTGAGGAAGAGCAATCAATTAATGTGGAAGTGCTGCCCTTGGAAGTCTATGAAGAGGGCGTCGAAGAGGATCTTGTTGAGAATCACATTTGGCTTGAAGATGTGGAGCAATTGGAAGCTCAAAAAGTCAGCAACGTCATTAACAGAAAACGAGGACGTTCGCCTGTGACgcttaaaattgaaaaactggAAAGTACAGCGCCATATGAAGATCTTGACGTGTTATCGCAAAATTCCGCAACGGAATCGGTTTACGAAGTAAAACTAGAGCCGGATAAAAGCAAAGATCTTATCAATGACAGTCATAATGCAGTTGACACAGAAGCAACTCCAATTAAAAGAAAACGTGGAAGACCTAGAAAAAATCAGATTCAAATGATTGAAGCAGTCAACTTAAATGATGTAACAAATGcatcaaaatgtaaaaatatggCATTAGCGAGGCTCTTACTCGCCTCTCCTGAACCAGAGTCACATATCACAGAAATTGACGCAGAAGATGAGCAGTCCAATTCTCTTACTAGACGAGCAGTTACATGCAATATTTGCCACAAGGAATTGTCATCGGAATCGGGATTACGACAGCATAATGAACGTGTTCATATGAAGCGAAAACCTGTTGTCTGCGATTGTTGTGGCAAGCGGGTGAACAACTCATCTGAGCTCAAGGAGCACATGCTTGTTCACACCGATGAGCGTCCCTTTAGTTGTCCAGTCTGCAGTGccagctttaaaaataaaaagcggcTCAAT ATTCATAGTCAAACGCATGGAATGCCTAAATATGAGTGCGAAATCTGTGGCAAGAAGTTGCAGACTCGCGCCATTTGGAATAagcataaatatgtacattctAATGAACGAAGATTCAAATGCACGATTTGTGGCACGGCAACAAAGCATTCAACCGCCTTGAAGGTACATCTCCTGAGCCACACAGGCTTCAGACCTTACGCTTGTAAATACTGTAATAAAGCTTTTGCTAGTGGTGCCAATTGTCGGGATCACAAGATGAAAAAGCATCCGGAAGAGTTTGCAAAAGACGACGACAAATCCTCGAGAATTCAATCGGTTCCCACTTTGGATGAACTGCGTGCCTT AGCTGAGGGCATGGAAAAGGGTGAAAGGCTGCGCAAGCCAAGATAttccaataataaataa
- the LOC117576097 gene encoding zinc finger protein weckle-like isoform X1, whose product MTKLKTKLNIQHHWLNWCRLCANDDASNNVRDNDLYMRLISKCFDVEIGLEEPALGAMLCSDCYTLMNDLINFIEIVNKVQPIFELLRHTEDGDHIDVLSLRQQYGLQTNFKIELTDVQMLSDDDKEDALVRRKRGRPRINKTTAENTCEEEQSINVEVLPLEVYEEGVEEDLVENHIWLEDVEQLEAQKVSNVINRKRGRSPVTLKIEKLESTAPYEDLDVLSQNSATESVYEVKLEPDKSKDLINDSHNAVDTEATPIKRKRGRPRKNQIQMIEAVNLNDVTNASKCKNMALARLLLASPEPESHITEIDAEDEQSNSLTRRAVTCNICHKELSSESGLRQHNERVHMKRKPVVCDCCGKRVNNSSELKEHMLVHTDERPFSCPVCSASFKNKKRLNIHSQTHGMPKYECEICGKKLQTRAIWNKHKYVHSNERRFKCTICGTATKHSTALKVHLLSHTGFRPYACKYCNKAFASGANCRDHKMKKHPEEFAKDDDKSSRIQSVPTLDELRALAEGMEKGERLRKPRYSNNK is encoded by the exons atgacaaaattaaaaaccaaattaaatatacaacacCATTGGCTGAACTGGTGTCGTCTCTGTGCTAACGATGATGCCAGTAACAATGTGCGTGACAATGATTTATACATGCGGCTAATTAGCAAATGTTTCGATGTTGAA ATAGGCTTAGAAGAGCCCGCGTTGGGCGCCATGCTGTGCAGTGATTGCTATACATTAATGaatgatttaataaattttatcgAAATCGTCAACAAGGTGCAGCCAATCTTCGAGTTGTTGCGCCACACCGAAGATGGCGATCATATCGATGTGTTGTCCTTGCGTCAGCAATATGGACTTCagacaaattttaaaattgagcTTACGGATGTCCAAATGCTGAGTGATGATGACAAAGAGGATGCATTAGTAAGAAGGAAGCGCGGTCGTCCGCGAATTAATAAAACCACAGCAGAAAACACGTGTGAGGAAGAGCAATCAATTAATGTGGAAGTGCTGCCCTTGGAAGTCTATGAAGAGGGCGTCGAAGAGGATCTTGTTGAGAATCACATTTGGCTTGAAGATGTGGAGCAATTGGAAGCTCAAAAAGTCAGCAACGTCATTAACAGAAAACGAGGACGTTCGCCTGTGACgcttaaaattgaaaaactggAAAGTACAGCGCCATATGAAGATCTTGACGTGTTATCGCAAAATTCCGCAACGGAATCGGTTTACGAAGTAAAACTAGAGCCGGATAAAAGCAAAGATCTTATCAATGACAGTCATAATGCAGTTGACACAGAAGCAACTCCAATTAAAAGAAAACGTGGAAGACCTAGAAAAAATCAGATTCAAATGATTGAAGCAGTCAACTTAAATGATGTAACAAATGcatcaaaatgtaaaaatatggCATTAGCGAGGCTCTTACTCGCCTCTCCTGAACCAGAGTCACATATCACAGAAATTGACGCAGAAGATGAGCAGTCCAATTCTCTTACTAGACGAGCAGTTACATGCAATATTTGCCACAAGGAATTGTCATCGGAATCGGGATTACGACAGCATAATGAACGTGTTCATATGAAGCGAAAACCTGTTGTCTGCGATTGTTGTGGCAAGCGGGTGAACAACTCATCTGAGCTCAAGGAGCACATGCTTGTTCACACCGATGAGCGTCCCTTTAGTTGTCCAGTCTGCAGTGccagctttaaaaataaaaagcggcTCAAT ATTCATAGTCAAACGCATGGAATGCCTAAATATGAGTGCGAAATCTGTGGCAAGAAGTTGCAGACTCGCGCCATTTGGAATAagcataaatatgtacattctAATGAACGAAGATTCAAATGCACGATTTGTGGCACGGCAACAAAGCATTCAACCGCCTTGAAGGTACATCTCCTGAGCCACACAGGCTTCAGACCTTACGCTTGTAAATACTGTAATAAAGCTTTTGCTAGTGGTGCCAATTGTCGGGATCACAAGATGAAAAAGCATCCGGAAGAGTTTGCAAAAGACGACGACAAATCCTCGAGAATTCAATCGGTTCCCACTTTGGATGAACTGCGTGCCTT AGCTGAGGGCATGGAAAAGGGTGAAAGGCTGCGCAAGCCAAGATAttccaataataaataa
- the LOC117576096 gene encoding zinc finger protein weckle, protein MTGSARQESTSGALMAGTETADWHHWCRLCAKEHSDNVNVYFRDGDQTWTSVLAVAIGKYFWVNIKMEDELSNALCKECYTLVEDLIEFSDRVNRVQTLFSRLQQAGAQAHLKFDDLRRECGVLSDEWKHIISKNEPSEEPTVEETDAETSEYVVDDVVESYEAEAEIMAEIDASEIIENDENAYDTYEEAEDTAEDVYLKDEESSQDAASPMDPKGEVELVDTDATTTTTTTITTNEEEIKESSADVDEPSEVQQLVNEEASNGQTQYKCSSCNKCYKKPMAYKRHMAEVHGLDATDIPNLECKRCKTFFATENQLTAHYRSHMPAKDKADNACSYCPKLFTTPGALKRHIMFIHENVKPYICDCCGKGMKTITALNEHKLVHTDECPFECPVCQRRFKNMARLKIHSDTHTNNNYVCNICGLKLNTRRTLNMHQLVHSDAKQFKCDVCGAAFKRGKTLKAHLILHTGIRPYKCNFCGKDFANGSNCRMHKRKTHPKELAEEEARGVMRSTYLPMITELTETSKRVKKPAKATTALTRTQVTEEITDATDSILVEEDMEEEAEEEVLYEIVEDCT, encoded by the exons ATGACGGGCAGCGCACGTCAGGAAAGCACTTCAGGAGCGTTGATGGCAGGCACCGAAACCGCGGATTGGCATCATTGGTGTCGACTATGTGCCAAAGAGCATTCGGACAATGTGAATGTATATTTTCGAGATGGAGATCAAACATGGACAAGCGTTCTCGCTGTGGCCATTGGTAAATACTTTTGGGTCAAT atCAAAATGGAGGATGAGCTGAGCAATGCGCTGTGCAAGGAATGCTACACACTAGTAGAGGATCTCATTGAGTTTTCAGACCGTGTGAATCGCGTACAAACTCTCTTTTCACGGTTGCAGCAGGCGGGAGCCCAAGCTCATCTCAAATTCGATGACCTGCGGCGAGAATGTGGTGTGTTAAGTGACGAGTGGAAGCACATTATTTCTAAGAATGAGCCATCAGAGGAGCCAACAGTTGAGGAAACAGATGCGGAGACTTCTGAATATGTTGTCGATGATGTAGTCGAGTCTtatgaagctgaagctgaaataATGGCGGAAATTGATGCTTCcgaaataattgaaaacgaCGAAAACGCATATGATACTTACGAAGAGGCTGAAGATACAGCGGAAGATGTGTATTTGAAGGACGAAGAATCTTCGCAGGATGCAGCATCGCCAATGGATCCAAAAGGTGAAGTAGAGCTTGTTGATACtgatgccacaacaacaaccacaacgacaataaCCACAAACGAAGAGGAAATCAAGGAGAGCTCAGCAGATGTTGACGAGCCGAGTGAGGTGCAACAATTGGTGAACGAAGAGGCGTCGAATGGACAGACCCAATACAAGTGTTCATCGTGCAACAAGTGCTATAAGAAACCCATGGCGTACAAGCGCCATATGGCTGAGGTGCATGGTCTGGATGCCACCGATATACCCAACCTGGAGTGTAAGAGGTGCAAAACCTTTTTCGCCACAGAGAATCAACTAACTGCCCACTATCGCAGCCACATGCCGGCTAAGGATAAGGCGGATAATGCGTGTAGCTATTGCCCCAAACTATTCACAACACCTGGAGCTCTTAAACGTCACATTATGTTTATACACGAGAATGTGAAGCCTTATATCTGTGACTGCTGCGGCAAAGGCATGAAGACAATCACAGCGCTCAATGAGCACAAGCTGGTGCACACGGATGAGTGTCCTTTCGAGTGTCCAGTGTGCCAGCGTCGCTTCAAAAACATGGCCAGATTAAAA ATTCATTCGGATACACATacgaataataattatgtgtGTAACATCTGTGGATTGAAGCTCAACACCCGTCGCACTCTCAACATGCATCAGCTGGTGCATTCGGATGCCAAGCAATTCAAATGTGATGTTTGCGGAGCTGCCTTCAAGCGAGGCAAGACATTGAAGGCTCATCTCATTCTCCACACAGGCATCAGGCCTTATAAGTGCAACTTTTGTGGCAAGGACTTTGCAAATGGCTCCAATTGTCGCATGCATAAACGAAAAACACATCCCAAGGAGTTGGCTGAGGAGGAAGCTCGTGGTGTCATGCGTTCCACATATCTGCCCATGATCACCGAACTCACAGAAAC TTCCAAGCGCGTCAAAAAGCCAGCGAAAGCAACCACGGCTTTAACACGGACACAAGTCACAGAAGAAATTACAGATGCGACAGATTCTATACTTGTAGAAGAAGATATGGAGGAGGAAGCTGAAGAAGAAGTTCTTTACGAAATTGTTGAAGACTGCACGTAA
- the LOC117576095 gene encoding leishmanolysin-like peptidase, with amino-acid sequence MQHSLLLPLLLLLQLTILVAAVNSHNCQHQHPKAHEVVHGVRLQLANDDDEVAVDDWEDPAAHNVRRRRSIVADQPLRILLVYDESVYRLEEEKFNLINDTVLPEAVQFWEQALMVRETKGVIRLNRKCDSTQVYVKNGNTHCIDHCKSTTMCGEVQVPNEHLDVCRVCNSTGQNCRIDTNTQPGEGIENADFVFYVSARQTQRCYKGLTVAYAAHCQQEALLDRPIAGHANLCPESISTKPQELQTLISTVKHEILHALGFSVSLYAFFRDDEGRPRTPRKPDTGKPYLNEKLQIHQWSNTTIRKVERHNWAVRSGHVKKVVDMLVTPRVVKEVREHFNCDILEGAELEDQGGEGTALTHWEKRILENEAMTGTHTQSPVFSRITLALMEDSGWYRANYSMATPLTWGKNLGCVFAMRSCKDWIQMNHDRGHSIHPFCSKVKQDPLQTECTDDRNSVALCNLIKHDFELPKIYQNFDSLNNIKSGEEGFYGGSVSLADHCPYIQEFTWRSKNVIVRGSHCRFVENNPKPEKNFALESYGQGSKCFDHSESMWEERSCHQTREWQHWGSGCYKYNCFDGRLHILVGNYSYKCSFPGQKLSIRIAANGWLHKGAIMCPPCHELCGAYFAAEGKQCRPGEEPDPLNKYPRDDLACGADAQRHSMAIISTALLLALLWFARPSCSCSYS; translated from the exons GTTGTGCACGGCGTGCGCCTTCAGCTGgccaatgatgatgatgaggtgGCTGTCGATGATTGGGAAGATCCCGCGGCGCATAATGTGAGGCGACGTCGCAGCATTGTGGCTGATCAGCCGCTGCGCATTCTGCTCGTCTACGATGAATCCGTTTACAG ACTGGAGGaagagaaattcaatttaataaat GACACTGTGCTACCGGAGGCGGTACAATTCTGGGAACAGGCGTTGATGGTGCGCGAAACGAAGGGCGTGATTCGATTGAATCG AAAATGCGACAGCACTCAGGTTTATGTGAAGAATGGCAACACTCACTGCATTGATCACTGCAAGTCGACGACGATGTGCGGAGAGGTGCAGGTGCCCAACGAGCATCTGGAT GTGTGTCGAGTGTGCAACAGCACAGGACAAAACTGTCGCATTGACACCAACACGCAACCTGGCGAAGGCATTGAGAATGCTGACTTTGTGTTCTATGTGTCAGCGAGACAGACGCAACGCTGCTACAAAGGACTCACAGTTGCGTATGCGGCACATTGTCAGCAGGAGGCGCTGTTGGATCGCCCCATTGCAGGGCATGCGAATCTGTGTCCCGAGAGCATCAGCACCAAGCCACAAGAACTGCAAACGCTGATATCCACGGTGAAGCATGAGATTCTGCATGCACTTGGCTTTTCAGTCAGTTTGTACGCCTTCTTTCGGGACGACGAGGGACGCCCACGCACGCCACGTAAACCGGACACAGGCAAGCCATACCTAAATGAAAA ATTGCAGATACATCAGTGGAGCAACACAACCATCCGCAAGGTGGAGCGTCACAATTGGGCAGTGCGTAGTGGGCACGTTAAGAAGGTGGTGGACATGCTGGTGACGCCACGGGTTGTGAAGGAGGTGCGTGAACATTTTAACTGCGATATACTCGAGGGTGCCGAGCTGGAGGATCAGGGTGGCGAAGGCACAGCGCTTACCCACTGGGAGAAGCGCATACTGGAGAATGAGGCGATGACGGGAACGCATACACAGTCGCCTGTCTTTTCACGCATCACCCTGGCTCTGATGGAGGATTCGGGTTGGTATCGTGCCAACTATTCGATGGCCACGCCGCTGACTTGGGGCAAGAACTTGGGCTGCGTTTTTGCGATGCGCAGCTGCAAGGATTGGATACAAATGAATCATGATAG GGGTCATTCTATACATCCTTTCTGCTCGAAGGTGAAGCAGGATCCATTGCAAACCGAGTGCACAGATGATCGCAATTCGGTTGCGTTGTGTAATCTAATTAAGCATGACTTTGAGCTGCCCAAAATCTATCAGAACTTTGACAGTctcaacaacatcaagagcGGCGAGGAGGGATTCTATGGTGGCTCTGTTTCGTTAGCGGATCATTGTCCTTACATACAGGAGTTCACGTGGCGTAGCAAAAACGTTATTGTGCGCGGCTCGCATTGTCGCTTTGTGGAGAATAATCCAA AACCCGAGAAGAACTTCGCCTTGGAGAGCTATGGCCAGGGCTCCAAGTGCTTCGATCACAGCGAGTCCATGTGGGAGGAACGCTCTTGCCACCAGACACGCGAGTGGCAGCATTGGGGCAGCGGTTGCTACAAATACAACTGCTTCGATGGACGCCTGCACATTCTGGTCGGCAACTACAGCTACAAGTGCTCGTTTCCCGGCCAGAAGCTGTCCATACGCATAGCTGCCAACGGTTGGTTGCACAAGGGCGCCATTATGTGTCCGCCATGCCATGAATTGTGCGGCGCCTATTTTGCCGCCGAGGGCAAACAATGCCGACCCGGTGAGGAGCCCGATCCGCTCAATAAATATCCACGCGATGATCTTGCGTGTGGCGCTGATGCACAGCGTCATTCTATGGCCATAATCAGCACTGCGCTGCTGTTAGCTTTGCTGTGGTTTGCAAGgcccagctgcagctgcagttacTCATAA